AGATACCTATTCTTTTGTCGCCTGCTACAGCTTTAAAATAGTCCCAGGTCCATTTTTCTGTAGCAGGCCAGTCAGCAGAAAGATTTCTGATAACTACCGGAATGCGCGGTGCCAGGTAATTCTTTTTGAAGTGCTCAGCGGAAATGTTATCCACTATATCCACAGGGCGTAATAGCATGGGTACATCGTTTACGCAAAATTAGTAGTTAAGTGCATGAAAAAAATACAGAATAAACTCCGCTGATGGTTAAAAATCGCAAACCGTAAATCGTACCTTGTGTTATGCTATTACATGTACATCCCGATGATCCCCAGCCACGCCACATTAAAACCATCGTTGAGTGCCTGCGCGACGGAGGTGTTATCGTGTATCCAACCGATACCATCTACGGCCTCGGCTGCGATATCTTCCAGCATAAAGCCGTTGAGCGTATCTGCCGTATCAAACAAATAGATATTCGTAAAGCAAACCTCAGCTTTATCTGTTACGACCTCAGCGACCTTAGCAAATACACCAAAAGCACAACCACCCCCCTGTACCGCCTGCTCAAAAGCTACCTGCCAGGCCCATATACCTTCATCCTCCCGGCCAGCAAAGAAGTTCCTAAAATCCTGCAAAGCAAAAAGAATACAGTGGGACTTCGTGTTCCGGATAACAATATCGCCCGCTCCATTATCCGCGAACTCGATCACCCCATCCTCTCGGCATCCCTCCCCGGCGACATGGTCGAAGATTATACCGATCCCGAACTCATCTATGAAAACTTTGAAAAGCTCGTAGATATCGTTGTCGACGGCGGCATCGGAGGCATGATCCCCTCAACCATTGTCGACTGTACCCAGGAGCCATACGAACTCGTACGGCAAGGCCTTGGTAAGTTTGAAGAATAGGAATAGAGGGTAGAATGGCAGATAATAGCGTATGGGGCATCAATTCAAACCAAACGTTTAACCGGGACAAGATCATTAAGCTTATCCGTTTCATATGATACAGCGCTAAAAACAGGAAAGTATAAAGGCACTGGCGCGGGGCCGGAGAAGGCGTTTAAAGCGCTATCTCGATCTGCTGCGGCATGATATTGAAGCTCTTGCGATGATGCTGGCAAATGCCATGTACCTCTATCGCATTCCGGTGTTCCAGCGTTCCATAACCTTTATTCTGCGCCCAGTTATAGTGGGGAAAACTGTCATGT
This Filimonas effusa DNA region includes the following protein-coding sequences:
- a CDS encoding L-threonylcarbamoyladenylate synthase, with translation MLLHVHPDDPQPRHIKTIVECLRDGGVIVYPTDTIYGLGCDIFQHKAVERICRIKQIDIRKANLSFICYDLSDLSKYTKSTTTPLYRLLKSYLPGPYTFILPASKEVPKILQSKKNTVGLRVPDNNIARSIIRELDHPILSASLPGDMVEDYTDPELIYENFEKLVDIVVDGGIGGMIPSTIVDCTQEPYELVRQGLGKFEE